Genomic DNA from Actinomycetes bacterium:
CTCTCCGAGGAGCCGCATGCAGTCCCGGACCACCGTCAAGCTCGCCGCCGCCTCCGCGATCGGCGTCCTGTCCCTCTTCGGCGGCGGGTACGCCGTCGCCGCGACCGGCTCGCTGCCGGGCACCGTGCAGCAGACCGCGAAGGACGCGCTCGCGAACGTCGGGGTCACCGTCCCCGGCCCGGCCGACGCAGCGGCCGAGGAGACGGCTACCCGCCCGGGCGGCGCCACGGCCGGCGCCGGCGCGGCTGGCACGGAGACGTCGGCCAAGGGTGGCGCGGTGTCCGACCTCGCCACGACCACCGACCTGGAAGGCGCCGACAAGGGAGCCGCCGTCTCCGGGGTGGCCTCCGACGGGCGCAGCAAGGCCGGTGCCCGCCCGACCCCGACCCCGACGACGACCACGACCGCCGCCGAGGCGGACGAGGACGCAGCCGGCAGCGCGGAGACCGGCGAGCAGGCCAGCGACGGCCGGTCCACCGCCGGCGCCGGGCACGCCGACACCCACCGGCCGTAGGGAAGCGTCCCGGGACGTGAGGCGGCCGGGCGTCGGCGGCACCCGACGCCCGGCCGCCTGACGGCGGCACCACGCGGCCGGGGTCAGCCCGCGGCGCCGCCCGGCCAGGACAGGATGACGGACCGCCGCGGCGTCGGCGGGTGCCTTTCCATCAATCGCTCGACCTCGGCCCGCCGCTCCGGCGGCAGGCACAGCTGCCGCCGGGTGAAGTCCACCCACGCCTCGCGCAGCGCCCCGGCGCGCACCGCCGGGTCGCGCACCACCTCGGCCACCGTCGGTGCGATGCCGGACTCGCGCAGGACCGCCATCGCCAGCTCGGCGGTCGGGCCGCGGGGCCTCGACTGCCCGTGGACCGCCTCCCACATCGGGCCCAGCCGCACCAGCGGGTGGGCGCCCGTCATCTCGACGACCACCAGGCGACGGGCGTGCCGGGTCAGCGCCGTCACGAACGGCACGAGGTCGGGAACGTTGTAGACAACGTGCGCGCACACGACGACGTCGCACACCGGGACGGTGGCGGCGACGTCGGGCCAGACCCCGTCGTACGTCGTCACCGGGACCCCGCGCTCGGCCGCCGTCGCCTCGAGAGCGCGCAGCATCGACGGTTGCGAGTCGACGGCGTGGACCCGGCCGACGGCCTCGCCGAGGCCGAGGCTGCCCGCCCCGGCGCCGGCACCGACGTCCAGCACGGTGCCGCCGGGCGGCAGCGCGGCCCGGGTCAGGTCGAGCAGCGGTGACCCGACGTCGTCCCTCGGTGCGAACAGCGCGGGCGGGAAGCCGTAGGGCGACTCGGGAGCGGCCGCCAGGATCTCCGGGTCGATCCGCCACGCGGCGAGCTCGTCGGCCCACTGCTCCGCGGCGGTCATGCCGGACCCGGCGGGCCGCCCAGCGGCCCGAGGTGCTTGAGCGCCTCGCGGCGCGACAGGGGGCTGAGCCGCTCGGCGTGGTCGGACACGAAGGCGCGCACCCAGTCCGGATCGGTGCGGGCGTACTGCCGCAGCGCCCA
This window encodes:
- a CDS encoding methyltransferase domain-containing protein — translated: MTAAEQWADELAAWRIDPEILAAAPESPYGFPPALFAPRDDVGSPLLDLTRAALPPGGTVLDVGAGAGAGSLGLGEAVGRVHAVDSQPSMLRALEATAAERGVPVTTYDGVWPDVAATVPVCDVVVCAHVVYNVPDLVPFVTALTRHARRLVVVEMTGAHPLVRLGPMWEAVHGQSRPRGPTAELAMAVLRESGIAPTVAEVVRDPAVRAGALREAWVDFTRRQLCLPPERRAEVERLMERHPPTPRRSVILSWPGGAAG